In Crinalium epipsammum PCC 9333, the genomic window GGACTGCGACAGTTATCACGCCAAACACCTTGCCGAAATACTCAACCCACTCACGAAACAGCGACCAGGAAGCGTCACTAATTGATTTAGCTAAGCGATGATTCTTGACCATATTACGCACCTGCAAATCCTCATACGCCACAAGGTCGCTAGACCTCACCACGCACCTTGCTGTCTTTACAGCAAAATCTTTACGCTGGCGACTTACTTTGAGGTGCTTACGTGCAAGTTTATTTCTCAACTTGGCTCTATTGTTGGAACCCTTTTTAGTCTTAGACATCCGGCGTTGCAATCGCTTCAAAGACTTCTCACTCTTGCGAAGATGTCTAGGATTTGCAACTGTCTCTCCATTGCTATCGGTGTAGAAGTGGGTCAACCCCACATCAACGCCAATAGTTTTACCCGTTGGTTCTCGCCTTTCCACTCGTTCATGGTCGATACAAAACTGGGCATAATACCCATCAGCACGACGCACTACCCGCACTCGTTTAATCTGCTTCAGTTGATAGAAGTGCAGGTCACGGGTCCCCCAAAGCTTAAAGGTTCCCGCCTTAAATCCGTCAGAAAAAGTTATATATCTGCGGTCGTCAGAAAGTTGCCACCCGCTAGTTTTGTATTCTACAGAACCATGTGTAGCAAGTTTTTTAAACTGAGGATACCCCTTTTTCCCTGGCTTACTCTTTTTGCAGTTGTCAAAAAAGCGAGCAATGGCAGACCATGCCCTTTCTGCACTGGCTTGACGAGCCATCGAGTTAAGCTTTCCTGCCCAAGCAAATTCTTTGCCCAAGACAGCACAATACGCACTCAACTCATAGCGCCCCATGCCCCGATTATCCATCCAGTATCTCAGGCAGGAATTACGCACGAAAAGAGCAGTACGAATAGCTTCATCAAGCTTCTCGTACTGCTCTTTCAATCCCTCAAGTTTTGCCTCAAATACCAACATGGTTACGTTGCTTTGCTTGACGTAACTATCCTAACACAAATCCTGTCCGCAATTCATCTCACCGCCAAGCTGAGTACAGCTATGTCGGGAGATGAATTGCGGTTGATGGTAAGATGAATTGTATGTTCCGCGCCTCTGTTGTAGGGGCGGGTTGACAGAACCACTTATACTCACAGCAGTAATAATCATAAACCCGCCCCAACTCTACAAAAGATTCAATAGCAAGAGCGAACCTTGCTATATAAGTTTTTATGCGGTTAGGGATAAAGGGTAATAAATTAAACATTTTAAAAAGCGCCTTAGCACTAATGAGCCAAGACGCTGTACAACCAAGCTTAATTTAATTGGTAGTACTATCTGAAAAGTAGTTTTCTAATTGGCTCGAAACGAAACCGATGTCAAGTTAGTTGAGGTACTTTTCCAAAGTATTTGACAAGGTAGTTTTGGGGACAGCACCCACAACCATATCAACCCGTTGTCCACCTTTGAAAATCATCAGTGTAGGAATACTGCGGATACCGTACTGACTAGCAACGTTAGGATTTTCGTCTGTGTTGAGTTTGACTACCTTCACCTGACCATCGTATTGCAGGGCGATTTCCTCCACCACAGGTGCAACCATTCTGCATGGACCACACCAGGGAGCCCAAAAATCTACTAAAACGGGAATTTCACTTTCAAGTACTTCTTGCTTAAATGATGAGTCTGTAACTTGTGCGGCTGCTGACATCCCTAGAATTCCTTACATATAGTGTTTATAGTTTATAGGAAATTCTACCATAGCAAAAACAGGCATTTTCTATATATAAATGTATGTATTTAGACGTAAATTTAAACTTATATACACTATAATTTCCTATACCTCTTTTGCAGTTTCCAATAAGAAACCGCCCGAAACCAGTCCGGGCGGAGTGTGGTGTGA contains:
- the trxA gene encoding thioredoxin; its protein translation is MSAAAQVTDSSFKQEVLESEIPVLVDFWAPWCGPCRMVAPVVEEIALQYDGQVKVVKLNTDENPNVASQYGIRSIPTLMIFKGGQRVDMVVGAVPKTTLSNTLEKYLN